A region of the Nocardia asteroides genome:
ATCCTCGCCTGTTCTTCCCGCGGCTCCTACCGCTGCCGGGCACCAGCCACCGCGCCCGCACTGGCCGGCCAGTCGCAGTACTGGCCAGTCGGGTTCCAATTCAGGCCGTCCGGACACCTCTGAACGGTCGGGACGTTGTTCGAGCACTGAACGTACCTCGTCACGTCCCCGGGGTAAGGGAAGAGTCCGTCGGGATGGGGACAGCTGAAGGCCGCGACGTCGAGTCCGGGGCCTGCAGCGAGGGCGGAGGACGAGCCGGCGAGCATGAGGCCCGAACCGAGCAGCGCGACGGCGGGCAGAACCAGAAGGCGGGTGAGTCGCACTGTTGTCTCCTTCGGGTGAGCGTCAGGCCGTCCGAATCGACCGTCGAGCACGGCAGCACAACGGACCGAGCCACGCGCGTCTTGCGGTCAGCAGTTGAACGGGAAGCACGACTTCGGCGGGGGAGTCGGCTGCGCGGGCGCGAGAGACGAGGGCACCACAGCGGTGTCGGCCGGCCTATCGGGAGATCCCATGTGGGTGAGCGCCAGCACCACCAGCACGAGGACCGGGACGCCCACGAGCGCCGCGAGGCCCCACAGGATCGGCATAGGCGCCGCACTGCGGTAACCGTGGAAGTACGGGGATCGGTAACGCCCCGGCCGCTGCGGTGCGCGCCGGTCGGTAAAGCGGACCGACCCCCTCACGTAACTCCCGCCTACCCGTCCTCTGCGTGAATGCCCCCGCACGGTTTCGTACCCCATGACCGTCAGTATGACGCGAAGGCCCGACACGATCAGCCAGTCAGCGAACCCGCACTACGGATCTTCTGGATCCGCAGATCGGTTTTCTCGGGGCGTCAGCCGATCAGTCTGGGTCCGGGGGCGTGGGGATGAGCATTGAGACATTCATCCCGTTGTGTGGAGTGGCATTTCATGCCCTGTGCTGGAGAGTTGGCCCACTGCCGACGCTGTGACCTGGAGTCGGCCGTCCTCGATGGCAGAACGGGTGCGTGAATTCACCAATGCAGGTGGTCCGTTCGACTTTCCCGTTGTGCGAAGCACCATTTTATGTCCTCT
Encoded here:
- a CDS encoding carbohydrate-binding module family 14 protein; its protein translation is MRLTRLLVLPAVALLGSGLMLAGSSSALAAGPGLDVAAFSCPHPDGLFPYPGDVTRYVQCSNNVPTVQRCPDGLNWNPTGQYCDWPASAGAVAGARQR